The nucleotide sequence ATGGGGAAAATATGTTCGAGTAGAACAAATCAAAAAAGAACTAGAAAAACATCCAGAAACAAGAGCTGTTTTCACTACCTTAAGCGAAACTTCTACAGGGGTTGTACATCCCATCAAAGAAATAGCTGAGATTGTAAAAGAAACCAATGCAGTTTTAGTTGTTGATGCTATTTCTGGAATGCTGGCCGAACCTTTAAAAATGGATGAATGGAACATTGATGTTGTAGTTTCTGGAGTTCAAAAAGGATTTATGATGCCTCCTGGCGTAGCAATGATAGCTTTAAGTGAGAAAGCAATGGAGATTGTTGAAAATTCTAACAGCCATAGATATTACTTTGACTTAAGAGCATATAAAAAGAGCTTCCCAGATTCCCCTTACACTCCTCCTGTTAACCTCGTTTACCAATTATTAAAATCAACTGACATGCTAAAAGAAGAAACAATTGAAAACGTTTGGGAAAGACACAGAATCTTAGCTGAAGCAACAAGGGCTGCTACAAAAGCTATGAACTTAGAACTTTTTGCAGAAAGACCCGGAAACGTCCTTACTGCAATAAAAGTACCACAGAATGTTGACGGTAAAGGTATAGTTAAATTTTTGAGAGATGAATGGGGAGTAACCTTTGCTGGTGGTCAGTCACAGCTAAAAGGAAAAATAATAAGAATTGCCCACCTTGGTTACATGTCAAAATTTGATGTTATTGTTGCGGTAAGTGCCTTGGAAATGGCTTTTAACAAATTTGGTTTTGAGATTGAACTAGGTAAAGGTGTAAAAGCTGCTGAAGAAGTTTTTATGAAAGAGGGGGTTTAAAAAAGATGAAAATTCATATAAATGACCCTTTAGATGAGAATGCTTTAAAAAAATTACAAAAAGAATTACCTAATGTAGAAATCACATCGGAACATTTTGAAAAAGATGTTCTTAAAGATAAGATTAAAGAAATTGACGTATTGATTGTAAGAAGTGCAACTAAGGTGACGAGAGAAATATTAGAACATGCAGATAAGTTAAAGATCATAGGTAGAGCGGGTATGGGATTAGATAATATAGATGTTGACACGGCTAAATCGAAAGGTATAACGGTCTTAAATACGCCGGGCCAAAATTCTTTATCCGTTGCAGAACTGGTTATAGGAATGGTTTTAGATATTTATCGACATATTACAATAGGAACGATCGGTCTAAAAAATGAACAATGGGAGAAAAAACAACTAAAAGGATTGGAGTTGTCCGAAAAGACCTTCGGTATAATCGGCTTTGGCTATGTAGGAAAAAATTTGGCAAAATTACTAAAAGGTTTCCAAACCAATACTCTGGTGTTTGATGTTGTTAATATAAGTACTGATGAGCTAAAGCATTATAACGTTAGACAGGTATCTTTAGAAGAATTACTCCAAAATTCTGATGTTATTTCTTTACATATTCCAAAAAACGAAAAAACTTATCATTTTATAAGTGAACCCCAAATCCAAATGATGAAAGATGGTGCAGTAATAATTAATGCTGCAAGAGGAGGTGTCCTCGACGAGAATGCTGTGCTGAAATATCTGAAAAATGGTAAGCTCCTTGGAGTAGGATTGGACGTTTTCGAAGAAGAACCTCCAAAGGGTGATCTCTACAAGGAACTTTTTGCTTTACCAAACGTTGTAGCCACACCCCATATAGGTGCTTCCACAAAAGAAGCCCAAGAACGAGTTGGAATAAATATAGTAGACAGAGTGGTAGAAGAAATTAGGAAACTGAACTAACTCAATGTAGTTATATTTTCTTAAATCAATTTTTAAATTTAATTGTGTAGATTTATGGTATAATCAAATGGTTTTAATTAGTAGTATATGTAACAGATAGAAAAAGAACTTTTTAAAAACTATTTGGAGGTGTAGCTATGAAGATAGTTATTGACAAAGAAGCTTGTATAGGAGACGCTATATGTGAAAGTTTATGCCCAGACGTATTCCAAATGGGAGATGACGGAAAGGCCGAAGTTATTGATGAACAAAGTGACGCACCATGTGTGCAAGATGCCATAGATGCTTGTCCAACTGAAGCCATAAGTATCGAAGAATAATAAGGTAACAAAAATAGTTTTTTAATTAATCGGGGATTTTTCCCCGATTTTTTATTTTTCACCCAATTTGTAGTATAATCTGTTTAGCCCTTAGAACATCTTAACTTTTCATTGTATAATTATATAAAATTCAATCTTATAATAATGGGCAAAGTTTTCTAGTGGAGGGGTAGAGATGGAAAATGCAAAGGTGTTTGTTATTACCTCCGGAAAAGGGGGAGTTGGTAAAACTACTATCGTAGCTAATTTAGGGGCTACCTTAGCAAAAAAAGGATACAATGTGTGCCTTATAGATGCAGATATTGGATTGAAAAATCTGGATTTGATTTTGGGTTTGGAAAACAGAATAGTTTACACTATAATGGATGTTGTAAGTGGTAACAAAACTGTTATGGAAGCACTCGTAAAACACAAGCAATTGAAAAATCTCTCTTTATTGGCTTCTTCTCAGATTGCCAATAAAGATTTAATGTCCCCCCAAGATATGAGCAATATAGTCTCTAAACTCTCTAAACATTTCCATTATATCATTATAGATTCTCCAGCTGGAATAGAAAGAGGGTTCCAAAATGCTGTTTCATCTGCACAACACGCTATCGTTGTTACTACACCAGACCTGACTGCTATAAGCGACGCAGATAGAGTCGTAGGGTTGCTTGAAAATCAAGGCTATACAGACGACCACATTTCACTAATTGTAAATCGATTAAAATTGAGACTTGTTAGAAGAAACGAAATGCTTTCTGCTGATGACATTAAAGAAGCGTTAGCACTGAATTTAATTGGAATCATACCTGATAGTGAGGAAATTTTACTTTCTTCTAACGAAGGAGCTCCAATATCAACGAACCAAAGAGCCAAACTTTATTCGGTTTTCAATAATATAAGCGATAGAATCTTAGGAAAAGATGTGCCGTTAGAAAAAGATTTGATAGATGTTGACCATGCCCCTCAAGGATTTATGGAATTCATCAAAAAAATATTCAGAAGAGGGTGAAGGTAAATGTGGCCTTTCAAAAGAAAAAAGAATAAAAGCAGGGAGACCGCAATAAAAAGAATGAACTCTTTCTTAAGTGCCTCCGATCGAAAAAACGGAGGAAAGAGTCAAATGAGATTTGAAAACGTCAAACAAGAAGAGTTGGATTTCGTGATAAACTATATAAAAGATTATGCTGTTAAACATCTGTCAGTAAAAAAAGAAGATGTTAAGGTACATGTCTCCAAAGAAGGCAATTCTATTACTATTGTTGCTAATATAATTTACCAATAACAAAAAGGAGTTGAAGATTATGACATACACTTATTCTTTAAAAACACATAATAGAGAAGAAATGATCGACATAACCAGCTATATTCAAGAGAGTGTCGAAAATTCAAAAATAGAAGAAGGCATTTTGATAGTATATGTCCCCCATACAACTGCCGCCGTAACAATCAACGAAAATGCAGATCCATCTGTAAGAAAAGACATCACAGATTTTCTAAGAAATAAAATCCCTAAAAGCAAAGAATATTCACATCTTGAAGGCAATGCTGACTCGCATATAAAATCAACGCTCGTTGGACCAACATTGTCTCTAATTATTGAAAATGGAAAGCTTTTATTGGGAACATGGCAAGGAATTTATTTCTGTGAGTTCGATGGTCCAAGAAACAGAAATTTTAGGGTAAAAATCATCGAAGGTTAAAGTTTAAAGTTAATAATCTTTTATTACAACAAAAATTGACCAGAAATAATCTGGTCAATTTTTTTATCTACTTGCCATTTGCTACGCGAATGAGAATTTGGAAAGTATTTTTAATACATTATAAATAAAACTTTTTGCACAAGACTGCAAAAAAAGTTGCATTATAATTTTATTTGTTGTATAATTAAGAAAATTACTATTTGATTTCTTTTCTGTTAGATTATTAATATATTCTTATGAAATTCTGTTCACATAAGATAAAGACTATGAAAATTTTTTCTACACTTTATTAAGCAAAATAACATCCACACATATTATATGAGGAGGGGAAAAACATGAAAAAAACCTTTGTTTTTGTGTTTTTGGTAGTTATTATGACTTTCACACTCTTTGGTCAAGAAGTCATCAAAATTGGTATGAACTTCGAACTAACAGGACCTGTTTCTGGGTATGGTCAAATGTCAAGAGACGGTGTAATGTTAGCCAACAAGTTGAAACCAACAGTTAACATCGGGGGTAAAGAAATCAAAGTAGAGGTCGTAGCTGTCGACAACAAATCAGACAAAGCAGAAGCTGCCAATGCGATAAGAAGACTAATAGATCACGAAAAAGTAGTAGCAGTTATTGGGCCTGCAACAAGTTCAGCAGCCTTAGCCGCAGCTTCAATAGCAGAAGAAAGACAAATACCCATGGTGGTTAATACCGCCACTAACCCTTTAGTCGCTCAAAACAAAAAGTATGTCTTCAGGACCTGCTTTGAGGATACCTTGCAAGGTGCTCTACTTGCAACATTTGCCTGGGAGGAGCTTGGAGCTAAAAACGTCGCCATAATGATTGATGTTGCACAAGATTACGTCGTGGGACTTGCCAATTATTTTGAAAAAGCTTTTGAACAGTTTGGAGGAACCTACTTCACTGAATTTTATACAACTGGTGACCAAGATTTCACGGCTCAACTTACCGACGCTCTTTCGAAAAATCCCGATGCTATTTTTATGCCAGGATACTATGCTGAGATAGCCTTAATCTGCAAACAAGCCAGAGATTTAGGTTTCACAGGTCCCATGTTCGCTGGGGATGGTGCGGACGCGCCTGAACTAATACAAATTGGTGGAGAATACGTAGAAGGAGTATCTTATACAACTTACTTCCACGAGGATGCAGATTTATCCCCTGCTACTAAACCTTTTGTAGAGGCCTATCAAAAAGAATACAACAGAAGAGCCGACGCATTTGGAGCTTTGGCGTACGATGCTTACATGGTAATAGTTAACGCTATTGAGTCTGCACAGTCTACAGATCCTGTAAAAATTAGAGACGCTCTAGCAAAAACTAAAAACTTTCCTGGTGTAGCTGGTACAATTACGTATCCTGAAGGTTCTGGAAACCCTATAAAACCGGCGGTAATCAACATGGTTGAAAATGGACAATTTGTTTTCCGTACCGTTATAAAACCCAGCATGTGATATTTAAAAATATTAAAGCCATCTCACAAAATGAGATGGCTACATTTTCTTGGATCCAGAAAGGGGGCTCATAATTGACTATCCAAATGTTCTTTCAACATCTAGCCAATGCCATCTCACTTGGTAGCATATATGCACTTATTGCCATAGGTTATACTATGGTTTATGGAATACTCAATTTAATAAACTTT is from Petrotoga miotherma DSM 10691 and encodes:
- a CDS encoding pyridoxal-phosphate-dependent aminotransferase family protein; protein product: MAKLIRKNYLMAPGPTPVPIDLLLEGAKDTIHHRTPQYLDIQNKALENLKYLFQTKNNVYTLAASGTGAMEAAVANLVSPGDTAIAVNGGKFGERWCELCKAYGANLVEIDIEWGKYVRVEQIKKELEKHPETRAVFTTLSETSTGVVHPIKEIAEIVKETNAVLVVDAISGMLAEPLKMDEWNIDVVVSGVQKGFMMPPGVAMIALSEKAMEIVENSNSHRYYFDLRAYKKSFPDSPYTPPVNLVYQLLKSTDMLKEETIENVWERHRILAEATRAATKAMNLELFAERPGNVLTAIKVPQNVDGKGIVKFLRDEWGVTFAGGQSQLKGKIIRIAHLGYMSKFDVIVAVSALEMAFNKFGFEIELGKGVKAAEEVFMKEGV
- a CDS encoding D-2-hydroxyacid dehydrogenase, yielding MKIHINDPLDENALKKLQKELPNVEITSEHFEKDVLKDKIKEIDVLIVRSATKVTREILEHADKLKIIGRAGMGLDNIDVDTAKSKGITVLNTPGQNSLSVAELVIGMVLDIYRHITIGTIGLKNEQWEKKQLKGLELSEKTFGIIGFGYVGKNLAKLLKGFQTNTLVFDVVNISTDELKHYNVRQVSLEELLQNSDVISLHIPKNEKTYHFISEPQIQMMKDGAVIINAARGGVLDENAVLKYLKNGKLLGVGLDVFEEEPPKGDLYKELFALPNVVATPHIGASTKEAQERVGINIVDRVVEEIRKLN
- a CDS encoding ferredoxin, with protein sequence MKIVIDKEACIGDAICESLCPDVFQMGDDGKAEVIDEQSDAPCVQDAIDACPTEAISIEE
- the minD gene encoding septum site-determining protein MinD; its protein translation is MENAKVFVITSGKGGVGKTTIVANLGATLAKKGYNVCLIDADIGLKNLDLILGLENRIVYTIMDVVSGNKTVMEALVKHKQLKNLSLLASSQIANKDLMSPQDMSNIVSKLSKHFHYIIIDSPAGIERGFQNAVSSAQHAIVVTTPDLTAISDADRVVGLLENQGYTDDHISLIVNRLKLRLVRRNEMLSADDIKEALALNLIGIIPDSEEILLSSNEGAPISTNQRAKLYSVFNNISDRILGKDVPLEKDLIDVDHAPQGFMEFIKKIFRRG
- a CDS encoding secondary thiamine-phosphate synthase enzyme YjbQ, with the translated sequence MTYTYSLKTHNREEMIDITSYIQESVENSKIEEGILIVYVPHTTAAVTINENADPSVRKDITDFLRNKIPKSKEYSHLEGNADSHIKSTLVGPTLSLIIENGKLLLGTWQGIYFCEFDGPRNRNFRVKIIEG
- a CDS encoding ABC transporter substrate-binding protein, whose translation is MKKTFVFVFLVVIMTFTLFGQEVIKIGMNFELTGPVSGYGQMSRDGVMLANKLKPTVNIGGKEIKVEVVAVDNKSDKAEAANAIRRLIDHEKVVAVIGPATSSAALAAASIAEERQIPMVVNTATNPLVAQNKKYVFRTCFEDTLQGALLATFAWEELGAKNVAIMIDVAQDYVVGLANYFEKAFEQFGGTYFTEFYTTGDQDFTAQLTDALSKNPDAIFMPGYYAEIALICKQARDLGFTGPMFAGDGADAPELIQIGGEYVEGVSYTTYFHEDADLSPATKPFVEAYQKEYNRRADAFGALAYDAYMVIVNAIESAQSTDPVKIRDALAKTKNFPGVAGTITYPEGSGNPIKPAVINMVENGQFVFRTVIKPSM